The Drosophila bipectinata strain 14024-0381.07 chromosome 2L, DbipHiC1v2, whole genome shotgun sequence genome has a segment encoding these proteins:
- the LOC108127045 gene encoding uncharacterized protein isoform X1 translates to MQKSLYSNIIHRINMSIMEYDSNKMVLNTQWSIEDDSLFQPCGLVSAHAGKSVFITWNYSYLLNFCFKKPKGSDKVKMSRVRIPLPLLEGCVLRNVYTLKFNTMLVMSDGAIYCFGSFQTLHLVGWLKGVRCLALTDLGFSVIREKDHQLLLQTYLDLPDLEKGESTLQHSFNITFDKNNIFESGFRDEYSLTSVKISEKEKRFMNILFGIKDSTQCHIFSIGGHIFTLLCNTDATENIEKSYHVELFCVYSVSVRLIRILPHRNLCLVFLKNGTVDMWFLSNLLGVKQRQIYHTGSEWLDYDGTSKNGDFYYTNGEVVVRLEFEYNRQLDKCIVITSSVTVPGIQVCTWLEHSKQLVSLSQNNIFQYIDFSLEKEHNTVKPSQICDITLDSIQNVLKNIWSFDRLKRKFVLLQEKITGEYQKQHVISVGRYSENLNKVFNVSAEFLRQKPVWDENFRVLKQIPETHLNKNFIYVIIHVFLNKIQSSLHYKNWQLWTFYENEALIHLLPKEVLLDKSFKIAIPIKKFKNELMPSFHIKLLAFIDIKNETAAVRVPIFMKNRGLTHQSLFDEKQISFIYRPKHYLQHTKKSLSMIHHEIHSPFNLRLSLSSLFNVNTKTNGDTFDLMVMGSSLRLKVFESYVHGTLESMDASSIFYFKEHLLQNSPSLDHKALFDNRLAYLQIKKLLCETKLFDVHDLEGETTVKMALESKYYATRNNIF, encoded by the exons ATGCAGAAAAGTCTTTATTCAAATATAATTCATAGGATAAATATGAGTATTATGGAATATGACTCAAACAAGATGGTTTTAAACACCCAATGGTCCATAGAGGATGATTCTTTGTTTCAGCCTTGCGGGCTGGTCAGTGCACATGCTGGCAAGTCTGTGTTTATTACATGGAACTATAGTTATTTACTtaacttttgttttaaaaagcCCAAAGGAAGTGATAAAGTGAAAATGTCCAGAGTTCGGATTCCACTGCCATTGTTAGAAGGATGCGTACTCCGCAACGTTTACACCTTAAAGTTTAATACGATGCTTGTTATGTCTGATGGAGCCATTTACTGCTTTGGTTCATTTCAAACCTTGCATTTAGTAGGATGGCTCAAGGGAGTTCGTTGTCTTGCGTTAACAGACTTAGGATTTAGTGTAATACGAGAAAAAGACCACCAACTGCTTCTGCAGACTTATCTTGATCTACCTGACTTAGAAAAAGGTGAAAGCACACTACAACACTCATTTAATATAACCTTCGACAAGAATAATATATTTGAGAGCGGCTTCAGGGACGAGTACAGTTTAACCTCTGTGAAAATTtcagaaaaggaaaaaagatTTATGAATATCCTTTTTGGCATAAAAGACTCCACACAATGCCACATTTTTAGTATTGGTGGTCATATATTTACGTTGCTTTGCAATACTGATGCGACGGAGAATATTGAAAAATCGTATCATGTTGAGCTGTTTTGTGTGTACTCCGTTTCGGTGAGACTTATACGAATTTTACCTCATCGCAATCTATGTttggtttttcttaaaaacggCACAGTGGATATGTGGTTCTTGTCTAATCTTCTTGGAGTAAAACAGCGACAGATTTATCATACTGGTTCGGAATGGCTGGACTATGATGGTACAAGCAAAAATGGAGATTTCTATTACACTAACGGTGAGGTGGTTGTCCGACTGGAATTTGAATATAACAGACAGCTTGATAAGTGCATAGTAATAACTTCATCCGTAACAGTGCCAGGAATTCAAGTTTGTACTTGGCTAGAGCACAGTAAACAGTTGGTTTCTTTAAGTCAGAACAATATTTtccagtatattgatttttcactAGAAAAAGAGCATAATACAGTTAAACCTTCACAGATTTGTGACATTACACTTGATTCCATTCAAAACGTGCTAAAAAATATCTGGAGCTTTGATAGATTAAAGCGAAAGTTCGTTTTATTACAGGAAAAAATAACTGGAGAGTACCAAAAACAACACGTAATTTCTGTAGGCAGATACAGTGAAAacttaaataaagttttcaaTGTTTCTGCAGAGTTTCTTCGCCAGAAACCTGTCTGGGATGAAAATTTTAGGGTTCTGAAACAAATTCCGGAAACACATTTGAATAAAAACTTTATATATGTCATTATCCacgtatttttaaataaaattcagtCAAGTCTGCATTACAAGAATTGGCAGCTATGGACCTTTTATGAAAATGAAGCCCTTATACATCTTTTGCCTAAAGAAGTACTTTTAgacaaaagttttaaaatagcGATTCcgataaaaaaattcaaaaatgaacTCATGCCATCATTTCATATAAAGTTACTGGCTTTTATAGACATAAAAAACGAAACGGCTGCTGTTAGAGTTcctatttttatgaaaaataggGGGCTCACTCATCAGTCTCTATTTGATGAGAAACAAATTAGCTTTATCTACAGACCTAAACATTATCtacaacacacaaaaaaaagtctATCTATGATTCATCACGAAATTCACTCACCATTTAATTTAAGACTTTCACTTTCTTCATTATTTAATGTCAATACAAAAACTAACGGTGACACTTTTGATTTGATGGTTATGGGCAGCAGCCTGCGATTAAAAGTATTTGAAAGCTATGTGCATGGTACATTAGAAAGCATGGACGCGTcgtctattttttattttaaagaacaTTTACTTCAAAATTCACCGAGCCTAGACCATAAAGCATTATTCGATAATCGTTTAGCTTATCTGCAAATAAAG AAATTGCTGTGTGAAACTAAGCTGTTTGACGTTCACGATCTGGAAGGCGAAACGACTGTAAAAATGGCTTTGGAATCAAAATACTATGCAactagaaataatattttctaa
- the LOC108127045 gene encoding probable RNA-directed DNA polymerase from transposon X-element isoform X2 — protein MCSAEDLNITLVEELIAKIQSAAAEAAPRLSNRPRATDSDIHFWNPDVTALKLKKRPLRRVWMLSRNPRNMTNLNRVSKWLSELLADLRKEAFDGFDEQLEPGDPKNNLWRITKSIRRPLRRIPPVQRADGGWYRSETDRANAFSEHLQSVFTLFYRCSPEEEAGTERLLAEPARGLSTEYHL, from the coding sequence ATGTGCTCTGCCGAGGATCTTAACATAACTCTGGTCGAGGAACTGATCGCAAAAATCCAATCTGCGGCAGCCGAGGCAGCTCCAAGGCTTTCCAACCGCCCGAGAGCCACTGACAGCGATATCCATTTTTGGAATCCAGACGTCACGGCTCTCAAGCTGAAAAAGCGGCCACTCAGGCGGGTCTGGATGCTGTCCAGAAACCCGAGGAATATGACCAACCTGAATAGAGTCTCCAAGTGGCTCTCTGAACTCTTGGCGGACTTGAGGAAGGAAGCGTTCGACGGGTTCGATGAACAGTTGGAACCGGGTGACCCAAAAAACAATCTGTGGCGCATCACGAAAAGCATACGACGTCCTCTTAGGAGGATCCCACCCGTTCAGCGAGCCGACGGCGGTTGGTACAGGTCCGAGACGGACAGAGCCAACGCGTTCTCCGAACACCTGCAAAGCGTATTCACCCTTTTCTACCGCTGCTCGCCAGAAGAGGAGGCAGGAACGGAACGTCTCTTGGCCGAGCCTGCACGAGGGCTCTCGACAGAATACCACCTGTGA